The region GGATCATGTCAAAGTTTGATGACGGCTTCCATAATGCACCAGCAAATAGTACTGCCTTACAGGGCACAAATTTGCCGGAAAGGGCCGATATTGCTACTGGAACAAATTCCCCAACTTCTACCTTCAGGAGCTCTCTAGATGGAGGCTCTAACCATGGTCATTTATCCGCTGGagatagaaatataaattCGACCTCAAGGCAGCCAAGAAGTCCAAGTTGCTCCTTACTTGGAGGATTTATTTGTGCCTTGTTTGTTGAGGAGGATTGCAGGAAACTTGTTGATTCAGAGCATCAAGGTGATGCAGAAGATGCCTTGTTCTGCACATTGTGTAATGCCGAGGTAAGCTTGTACCTCTGCCTAACATTGTTTGAAGGGAAACTTTTGTTGAAAGATTTTGCTAattttaattgtaaatttttcaGGTTCACAAATTCAGTAAACATTGCAGAAGTTGTGATAAGTGCGTGGATGGTTTCGATCATCACTGTCGGGTATTTATTCTACAGACATATGTTTGTCTTCAAATTTAATTCGCATGCTGATTTTTCATCTACTGCAGTGGCTAAATAACTGTGTGGGACGCAAGAACTATTTCACATTTCTTGCTCTGATGATTACCAGCCTCCTCTGGGTCTGTAAAGTGGTTTTACTTAATCTCCATTCCAAATACATGTTTAACACagtatatagtttttttttaccattcttgagaTGTTACCTgaggtactatattttttttaaaaaaaagaattggcATATCTGTGTGCTAAGTAATTCAAAGCGCCAAAATATtgcactaaaaatttaatatcctGAGTTACTTTCTCAAGtgccataaaatttctcataaaaagtattttgCTTTTTTCCATTAATTAGCTCAGCTTCTTGCTATGTTAAATCTATTCATAATCTGTTGTATGACAGCTTGCCATTGAAATCGGGGTCGGGATTGCTGTTCTTGTTGTATGCTTCGTCAACAAGAATTCAGAAAGTATTATCCAACACAAACTTGGGAATGGTTTAACTCGTCCGCCCTTCGCGACTATAGTAGTAAGTTGTTGCAAAAGTTGTAATACTTCAAGTTATTtagtcattttttaaaatcaacttttgatTAGAGTAAACCTGTCTGCTAGCTAACTGAATGGAGCTTTCTTGTTCAGGCTATATTTACTGTTCTTTCTCTGATTGCTTGTATACCTCTAGGAgaactcttcttcttccacaTGATACTGATCAGAAAGGTTTGTCTCACAGttctaaacaaataaaataatactccctccgtttttcttgacattgttgacttttagatctatatttgactgtttaacttatttaaattttttgtgcaaacaaacaaaattataagtcatgcttgaagtgcttttagtaataaatcaaatcaaaaaataattaataattatgttttttttgataaagtgaatggttaaacgtaaaCTCAAAAGTCGACGACGACAAATAAAAAGGCGGAGGTATACCAAATAAGATGTATGCAGTTGTGATGTCATTTGCTTCAAGTCCTCTACATTTACTTTGTTTGTTATGAATCAGGGGATCACAACTTATGAATATGTGGTTGCAATGAGGGCTATGAGTGAAGCACCtcaggaagaggaggaagaggatggTGTAAACATTGTTTATTCCCCAACAAATTCAGCAACTACTGGATTCAGCGGTGGAAGTTCACTTGGTCTTCCCTACAAGGGTTCATCATGGTGCACACCTCCCAGGATTTTCATTGATCAGGTAACTGCGAACGATGAGCCGTATGTTCAGATAAAAACTGTGCctgctaaacaatcacccatatATTTGCCTTCTGAAAATCAGCATGAATTTTGAAGCTGTAGATAGCATTACAAAGAACATATTTTTGTGAATTCTTGCAGATAGcattgctaagaacatatattttatggaATCTTGCAAATAGCATTTTTAAGAACATTTTCTTTCTGAACTATTGCAAATAGCATTTATAAAAAGATAGTTTTTCTTCTGAATTCTTGAAATGCAGGATGAAGTGATCCCACATTTGGAGCCAGGGATGGTGCCATCAACCATCGACCCTGACACTGCTGAAAGAGCAAACAAAGCCAGGAAGCAAGTCAAGATCAGTGCGTGGAAGCTCGCGAAGCTTGACACCAACGAGGCGATgaaagcggcggcgagagctcGGGCATCTTCCTCCGTCCTCCGGCCGGTGGACGGTCGCCGGGGCCATGACGGTGAGCTGAGCTCCAGCGGCAATGGCAGTGTCAGGAGTAGCATGAGCGCTGACCACGGCGGCGCCAAGGAACAGAGGAGGGTGTCGTCTCTTCCGAGCTCGTGTGCACAGAGCATGGCGAGCCAGGACGAGTTCGAGGCGGCCACGCAGAGTGGCAGCAGCGTGATGAGCAGCCCGGTGCACATCCACAAGCTCGCGCCTCCTCACGCCAAGATCAGCTTGCAACCACCTCGACCGCCGCCAATGCCGGTGGTGCACAACGCGCCACCTCGacagccgccggcggcggcgacgacgatacCTCGGCCGCCACCTGTGccaacgacgacgaggatATCCAACCCGATGTTCCAGTCGGCGACGTCCTACGTCCGGGAGAACCGCAGAGCGTCGGTCGTGTGGGACCAGGAGGCTGGCCGGTACGTgtcggtggcgccggcgccggcgccggctagaccaggaggcggcggtgtcgCCGATCAGCCGGCGAGGGCGCCGCTCTTCTTGGCGAACCCAGGTGGCGAGCGCGAGCCAGCGAACGCCCGAGGCCGGAATAATCCCGCGCCCACGaacgccgccccttcgtcgtcgtcgtcgatggtACCATCTGGGCAGCCGTCGGAGGGGCTGACGTACTCCGGGCAGTCGATATTCTTCGGCGGGCCCCGgctggccgccggcggtggcacCGAGCCTCgaagggaggaggcggggacgagggcccgcgccggcgccggcgagtcCTTCCCGGTGTTTGCTCCCGGAACGTTCCAAAATAAGCCACCGTTCCGTAGATGAAATCCTGAACGCATTTTCTTACCAACACCCAGCAATGGCGATATCATCGCCGGCCGCATAAGACTTCTCAGGCGAGCCGGCAATGACACAGGAAACAGATGAGCATAAGCAATGCAAGAAGAAGATGGTGCTTGAGCTTCAAAGGAAGGATCTTTACCTGTGGAGTTTGTATCAGAATTTCAGGAGCAGAGAAATAGATCATTATGTACACACAGGAACACGATTCTTTTGTAGGTAATTAACGAAATGCGGTTAAACTCCACGAGTTAGTAATAAAAACTAACTGAATTTTGAACTCAGAAAACTTGTGTCCGGGTTACCGAAGATCAACGTCCACCAGGTCTCTAGAAATCATTAAATGTTTGAATCATCTACGAGATTATCATCATAATCACcttggaagaaaaataaaaccagcGGGGTCATGTCACCatataaggatttttttaaaagaacaattaaataaaaaaaatataaaaaaatataggtttgAAGGAGAAACGCATATCGACTCGGTCTAGTGATAGAACCCTATTCTTATAATTCTCAATAGAGCCGTATACTCCCTTCGGTTTCAGTTACCGTTTATCCGAAAACTCTGAGCAtccgttttttaaaaaaaaatattgtgtatatcgaaaaatatgtcatttttatGATGTATGatgtaaaaatatacaatAGTACAATTTCACTAATCATCAActgattatttaattattattaatgaTCCAAATCAActgattatttaattattattaatgaTCCAAATTGAAATAGTAACTGTCAACCgtgataagtaaataaagacAGAGCGAGTATTTGCCGTATCGAACtcttatttttgtgatttttcatttaaatgatattatatttaaaaaaccattgactttttttttttgaccggAGATAGAAGGGAGGTggagaggacgaggaggcggccatgagcggcggcgggatggaggtggaggtgcggGTGGTGGGCGGCGCCCGGAGCTGCTTCGCGGCGCTCCCGCTCCACCTGATCCACGCCCTATCCCGCACCTCGGCCTCCGGCGACCTCCCGCCGGTCCTCGCGCtcgacctccgcgccgccgccaccggggcTCGCTGGTCCCTCGCCTGGTCCGGCGCCGCGTCCCGCTCGCGCGCCATCGAGGTCAGCAGCAATTCCCCACTCCCTTATTATTCCAATCCTTGAATTGATTGCTTTAGCCTCTGCAATGGATGCCTCGGTTTATCCTGGTCAAAATCacccatgattttttttgccgcTTTTGTGGGCAATTTTGGTTCTACCAGTAGAATCCTGGTGATTCTGATTGTATATGCTTCTATGTTAGCTATCTACACAGAGTAGGCTTTGGGTAATTTTCCAGTATGGCATCATGATGATATATGCTGTGGCTTTGCAGGTTGCTCAAGAGCTGGCAGAATGCATCTCGCTGCCTGATGGAACAATTGCACAGTTGAGTGTAGCTCGCTCTCTAGCCAGAGCTGACTCGGTTTGCATAGAGCCTTTCAGTGAGGACGATTGGGAGATACTGGAGAGCCGTGCTGATTTGGCTGAAGAAACCATCTTGACTCAGGTATTCTTACATTGTTTGCTTGATTAGCCTAGTGATATCATCTCTAGTGCATAATACATTTTTACTATCTAAATTCTCTTCTTCGAACTAGGTTGGTGTTGTTTACGAGGGCATGAAATTCCCATTGTGGTTGGACGGCCATAATATTGTGAAGTTTGTTGTGACCTCATCTTCTCCAAAGAAGGCACTAGGTATGCCTCTTTTTCTTATCTGAATAATGCTCATGTTACGTCCAGTGCACCCTTACATTCCATTCAAATGAACTACACCCTGATCATGCACACTTGGGATTGACTGATTTGGCTATCTCACCCAAACTGCTTTAATTGATGTTTACCCTCTTGCAACCAAGATGTTACGCTAGTTCAAAATAATGATAGCAACATAATATGTTCACACACATTATGTCAAGCAGTGCCTCTCTACAGATAAATAAATTCttacatttatatttgtagCTTTGGCTGTACACTGGTAGTCCATCTCATAACCTAATGAAGCACCTTCTAACAACACCGCAATGATTATTGTTCTAAGGCGTTATGTACCTTGCTTGCTGCACTCTGTTGCAGTAAGTCATGGTGCTTTTAATTTGTCATAAAAACTTCCTCCAATATTTGAGGTCATGTTTATGGTATTTAGTTCCTCTAtttaaccctttttttttctaatatatatcatgcttttctttcttttagttCAGCTTGTTCCAGGAACTGAAGTTGGTGTGGCACCCAAAAAACGCAAGGGAAACTCCAGCCAAGATATGCAAAAGCAAAGTGCACTGAAGGAAGAAGCCAAAATAAAGGCTCTCCTGCGTGTTCAAGCAGCAGATAGAAAGTATGTGCATCAATTCAAATACAAGGGTGTCAAACTGGGGGTGATTCTCAGCTATGCTGTGCTGATGCATCCAGATACAGCTGCAAGGTCTTCATTTTGCAATCTTCAGTTGGTCACTATTTCATCTAAATCACCACCAAAGGGACTAACTCAAAAAGGCAAGGAAGTTACTCAAAAGAAGGGTATTTTAGTGCATAAAGGAAGGGTCCGAGAAGTGGTTGTCTATGTTTTATTCTCAGACTCCGTTTCCAAAGGGCATGTTATGCTTCCTCACTCTATTCGTCAGTACATAAGTGCAGATACCCATTcatgtaagtttaaaaatagatcTTTCTCCATATGTCAACTTGTGAATTAGCAACCAgctatgcttttttttttgtaaggcTTCAAACATCCTGTGCATGAGTTCTGGTTTGGAATAGAAGCATCTATAAATAGTCATTTACCTGTCTAGTGCATCATTCCTTTTGTTACAATTCTCTGAAATGGTCATTGTTCTTTGCAGGGGTTTATGTGAAGAAATTCTCAGCTAATGTCAAGAATGATCAACCTATAATGACAATAAGTCCATTACGTTTTAAGATGCATGAAAAAGTTGCCCTTGATGGTAGTGAATTAGGAAGTCaggaagaaaatatttggagGAAAACTAGCATGCCCTCAGAAAATGGTGACGCCTTTCAGGAAGTTCGTTTTGGTAACAAGGATGATCTTCTGAGTGCAAATTTTGATGGCACTGCTGAATCCATATCAGAACATAATATGCTCATTAAACAGTGGCTTGTTGGGCAACTTAAAGAAATGCGTTTACATGCTGGGAATTCTGAGATAAGTCCAGTTGTTTTGCCAACCAAAGTTTTGCTCCATTTTGAAGCAGTagaccaaaagaaaaacagggGAGTTGAATTTCTATACCTGCTAAAggttggttttgaaaattctaGCCACAGTAATTTGCTAGGCAATGCCGAGCTTGCTTGGAGTACTCAACCTGATGATCTAGAAAACTTGGAATTGAATTTTGGGAGGTTAGAGCTGGGTGAACCTGAATCTTTTGATTCTGTAGTAGATGATGGCTTCAACAATGGGTTCAAGCTGACTCAATCTTCTTTAGGCTGGATGGAGAATGCAATGTCAGATGTCAAAAAAAGTATTTAATTTCACCACTAAGTCCCtttcttaaatttattagttctccttttatcttataaag is a window of Oryza brachyantha chromosome 8, ObraRS2, whole genome shotgun sequence DNA encoding:
- the LOC102718016 gene encoding probable protein S-acyltransferase 19; translation: MVRKNGWQLPAHTFQIIAITVFFLLVVAFYAFFAPFLGKQVLEYVAFGIYTPVAFAVFILYIRCTSINPADPGIMSKFDDGFHNAPANSTALQGTNLPERADIATGTNSPTSTFRSSLDGGSNHGHLSAGDRNINSTSRQPRSPSCSLLGGFICALFVEEDCRKLVDSEHQGDAEDALFCTLCNAEVHKFSKHCRSCDKCVDGFDHHCRWLNNCVGRKNYFTFLALMITSLLWLAIEIGVGIAVLVVCFVNKNSESIIQHKLGNGLTRPPFATIVAIFTVLSLIACIPLGELFFFHMILIRKGITTYEYVVAMRAMSEAPQEEEEEDGVNIVYSPTNSATTGFSGGSSLGLPYKGSSWCTPPRIFIDQDEVIPHLEPGMVPSTIDPDTAERANKARKQVKISAWKLAKLDTNEAMKAAARARASSSVLRPVDGRRGHDGELSSSGNGSVRSSMSADHGGAKEQRRVSSLPSSCAQSMASQDEFEAATQSGSSVMSSPVHIHKLAPPHAKISLQPPRPPPMPVVHNAPPRQPPAAATTIPRPPPVPTTTRISNPMFQSATSYVRENRRASVVWDQEAGRYVSVAPAPAPARPGGGGVADQPARAPLFLANPGGEREPANARGRNNPAPTNAAPSSSSSMVPSGQPSEGLTYSGQSIFFGGPRLAAGGGTEPRREEAGTRARAGAGESFPVFAPGTFQNKPPFRR